The following DNA comes from Mycobacterium sp. MS1601.
TGATGGCGCTGCGCTGCGCGGTCATCCGGCGGGCCAACCGGGCCCGCACTCGGCGCGAGGCGCTGCTGGTGGCTTTCGGCGTCTCCGCCCGCGGTTCGACAGGGGGAACCGTCTGGCCGGCCGCAGGTTCAGCGACAGTTACCGGATCATCGGCCACGCACGCCACCTCCTGTCGCTGCGATGTTCAAGTCTCCGTCACCGAGAATATCCTCCCGCGGGCATCCCCACGGAAAGGTCTCGTCAGACCACGTGCAGGCTGGTGACCGGCAGCGGCGACACCTTGCTTCTGCCGCCGAGTGCTTCGAGTTCCAGCACCACCGCAGCCACGGTCACCACCGCGCCACTCTGCACCAGAAGGCGGTGCGCGGCCATCATGGTGCCGCCCGTGGCCAGCACGTCGTCGAGCAGGACGATCTTGCGGCCGGCCAGCTCGATGCCCTCGGCAGGGATCTCCAGCACCGCGCTGCCGTACTCCAGCGTGTACTCCTGACGGTGCACCGGCGGCGGCAGCTTTCCCCCCTTGCGAATGGCCAGCACCCCGGTGCGCAGTTTCGTCGCCACCGCGGCGCCCAGCAGAAAGCCGCGGGCGTCGATACCGGCCACCAGGTCGGCGCCCTCGGCGATCTCGGCCAGGGCATCCGTCACCGCCGCCAGGCCGTCGCGGTCGGCGAGCACCGGCGTCAGGTCCTTGAACTGGATGCCCGGCTCCGGGAAGTTGGGGACCTCGCGTGTCAGGGACCCGATGATCCGGGATACGTCGCTCACTCTGTAGCCATCCTCACCAAAGTCGGCACCGTCACGAGTTCAGCTGCCAGCGGTCCATGTTCCAACCCGCACCCCAGCGGGTCGGGTTGCTGCTGACGGCCTCGATGTTCTTCGAGGTCATCAGTGTGCGCTGCTGACGGTACAGCGGCATGGTCGGCATGTCGGCCCACAGGATCGGGGCGCCCTCGCCATACAGCCGCGCCTGTTCCTTGGGGTCCAGTGTGACAGCGAGTGCGCTGATGATGCCGTCGATCTGGCCGTTGGCGTACCGGGACAGGTTGTCACCATTGCCTGCGAACAACGCGTAGGCGTCCACCACCGAGGAGCCCGAGGAGCCGCTGCCCGTCGCTCCCCCGGTGCTGGCGATCAGCACGTCGATCTGTCCGTCCCGAAGGGCCTGTGGGCCCGCGACGTCCGACGAGGCGTCGGTGACGGTGATTCCCGCCGGCTCACAGGCTTTGGCGATGGCGCCGACGGTGGCAGCCAGGCGCGCGTTGGGTGTCTGGTATCCGATCCGCACGGTCAGTGGCCGGCCCTCGAGGGTGTCGCGCGCCGCGATCGGATTCGATGTCATGAAAGGCCCGGCTGCGGGCACGTTCTCCGTGAGCGCCAGGGTGTCCTCGTTGGCCGGATTGAGGCGCGCATTGGACACCGGCACTTCGGCGTTGCGAGCGATCACGTCACGCGGTGTGCAGTGCGCCAGCGCAAGGCGTTCAGGGATCTGTGACATCACCCCCTCGGGGGCGAAGATCATCTGCTCGATGCCTGTCGACGGCGAATCGACGCGGTTGTAGTTGTCCGGGGTGGTCAGGGTTCCCGATGATCCCGTCGCCACGTCGACCACCTCGAAGGTGCCGTCGTTGACGCGGTCCTGGACATAGAGGCCGCGCTGCCAGACCGTCACCCGCGGAGTGATCGGCGCCGTGCCCCACCAGCGGTCGTTGGCCACCAGCACTACCGCGCCGTCGTCGCGGACCGAGTCGATCTTGTAGGGCCCCGACGACGGGAAGCGTGTGACGTCCACACCGGGCTCGAGGTTCCAGCCGGTGTTCCACACCTGCGCGATACGTTCCACCACGGGCAGGTCGGCGGCCTGCAGCGCCCGGGTGACCCCGCCCTCGCCCAGGCCCAGCTCGTCGGCGATCACGTGCGACGGCATCAGCGAGGTGGCGGTGAACAGCTGGCCGTAGTCGGCGAAAGCCCGGTCGATCGCGAACGACACCCTGGCCTTCTTCTGGCCGGGCTGGCAGTCGATGGTCGAGATGTCGATGTATCCGGCGCGGCTGGCGGCGTCGAACTGCGGGAAGCGACCCGACTGCGCCAACCACGTCAACACCATGTCGTCGCAGGTGATCGGCTTGCCGTCCGAGTACACCGCGTTGTCGGCGATGGTGTAGTCCAACACCAGCGGCTCGCGCCCCACCACGGCGATGGAGCCGAAGTCGTGGTCGGCGACCACCTGTCCGTCCGGCCCGTGATAGCCGAAACCGGTGAGCACCCGAGCGAACGCCTGGGCGCCGCCGGAGGCCGCGCCGATCACGGTGTTGGTGTTGTAGGTGGCCAGCGCCCCGTCGATGGCGTAGTCGATCTCGTCGGCGGTGCCGCTACCGCAGCCCACCAACCCCAGCGCGGCGACGGACGACACCACAACCGCCGCAAGGCGCCGGCCTTTGAGCCCCATCCTGGTTAGCTCCGTCGAGGGCTGCGCTTGCCCGTCGGGCGGCCCGTGGAGCGGGTGGGCCGCGACGGACGGGACGGGCGTGCCTCGGTGCTGGGCGCCTCCGACGATGCCGACACGGTGGCGGGTTCGGCGTCGCCGTCCTCGATCGCATCCTCTACAGAGTCGTCCGCCTTGGCCTCCGATGCGGTGCCGGCCGCGCGGGCCCGGCGGTTCATCACCCGTCGGGTGTGCACGCGCACCTTCTCGGTGCGCTCCCGCAGGGTGACCAACAGCGGGGTGGCGAAGTAGATCGACGAGTACGTGCCCACCACCACGCCGACCAGCTGCACCAGAGCCAGGTCCTGCAGGGTGCCGACACCCAGCAGCCACACCGCGATGACCATCAGCGCGATGATCGGCAGCACCGAGATCAGGGCGGTGTTCAGCGACCGCATGAACGTCTGGTTGATGGCGAGGTTGGCCTGCTCGGCGAAGGTCCGCCGGGTGGTGTGTTCGAAGCCGTGGGTGTTCTCCTCCACCTTGTCGAACACGATCACCGTGTCGTAGAGGGAGAAGCCCAGGATAGTCAGCCAGCCGATCACCGTCGCCGGCGTGACCTCGAAGCCCACCAGCGCGTAGACACCGGCGGTGACCACGAGGTCGAACACCAGGGTGGCCAGCGCAGCCATCGCCATGTAGCGCTCGTAGCGCACGGTGATGTACACCGCGACCAGCGCCAGGAACACCACCAGCGCGATGATCGCCTTCTCGGTGATCTGGCCGCCCCAGGTCTCCGATACCGCGGAATCGCTGATGGCCTGCGGGCTGGGCTGGCCGTCGTCACCGACGGGCTGGAACCGCTCGAACAATGCCTGGCGCAGATCGTTGGTCTGCTGGTTGTCCAGCGTCTCCGAGCGGATCTGCACGGTGGCCGACGGCCCGTTGCCGACGATGACGACGGACTCCGGCGCCTCTCCGATGACCTCGTTGAAGACGTCTTCGACCTGCTGGGTCTCGACTGTCCCCCGCGGCATCGAGACCTTCGTC
Coding sequences within:
- the secF gene encoding protein translocase subunit SecF: MADKNDSGTAELEPLETGQPKHGFFVRLYTGTGAFEVIGKRKLWYTVSGLIMLISIAAIVLRGFTFGIDFEGGTKVSMPRGTVETQQVEDVFNEVIGEAPESVVIVGNGPSATVQIRSETLDNQQTNDLRQALFERFQPVGDDGQPSPQAISDSAVSETWGGQITEKAIIALVVFLALVAVYITVRYERYMAMAALATLVFDLVVTAGVYALVGFEVTPATVIGWLTILGFSLYDTVIVFDKVEENTHGFEHTTRRTFAEQANLAINQTFMRSLNTALISVLPIIALMVIAVWLLGVGTLQDLALVQLVGVVVGTYSSIYFATPLLVTLRERTEKVRVHTRRVMNRRARAAGTASEAKADDSVEDAIEDGDAEPATVSASSEAPSTEARPSRPSRPTRSTGRPTGKRSPRRS
- a CDS encoding adenine phosphoribosyltransferase; its protein translation is MSDVSRIIGSLTREVPNFPEPGIQFKDLTPVLADRDGLAAVTDALAEIAEGADLVAGIDARGFLLGAAVATKLRTGVLAIRKGGKLPPPVHRQEYTLEYGSAVLEIPAEGIELAGRKIVLLDDVLATGGTMMAAHRLLVQSGAVVTVAAVVLELEALGGRSKVSPLPVTSLHVV
- a CDS encoding ABC transporter substrate-binding protein, whose translation is MGLKGRRLAAVVVSSVAALGLVGCGSGTADEIDYAIDGALATYNTNTVIGAASGGAQAFARVLTGFGYHGPDGQVVADHDFGSIAVVGREPLVLDYTIADNAVYSDGKPITCDDMVLTWLAQSGRFPQFDAASRAGYIDISTIDCQPGQKKARVSFAIDRAFADYGQLFTATSLMPSHVIADELGLGEGGVTRALQAADLPVVERIAQVWNTGWNLEPGVDVTRFPSSGPYKIDSVRDDGAVVLVANDRWWGTAPITPRVTVWQRGLYVQDRVNDGTFEVVDVATGSSGTLTTPDNYNRVDSPSTGIEQMIFAPEGVMSQIPERLALAHCTPRDVIARNAEVPVSNARLNPANEDTLALTENVPAAGPFMTSNPIAARDTLEGRPLTVRIGYQTPNARLAATVGAIAKACEPAGITVTDASSDVAGPQALRDGQIDVLIASTGGATGSGSSGSSVVDAYALFAGNGDNLSRYANGQIDGIISALAVTLDPKEQARLYGEGAPILWADMPTMPLYRQQRTLMTSKNIEAVSSNPTRWGAGWNMDRWQLNS